A genomic stretch from Acropora palmata chromosome 13, jaAcrPala1.3, whole genome shotgun sequence includes:
- the LOC141863943 gene encoding uncharacterized protein LOC141863943, giving the protein MASCEGNSSNVPCLATSQTASIPPQVAVVNRQPLSFSISRILGLEENDSQYGNTSNEEHDIRNQESNNNMNQKTDSDGLPNIVADNRSSDRNGLQKFSSTSKSQQKSKRLLSIDSDNPSSDGDSGRESDTGRSSTSSQGRPKKRRNQRTTFSPIELKELEQAFARRPYLNPEDEDDLILKLGLTRRNVRFWFQNRRAKLRRQEKANCLGNVAETGLQNSLYLQFYSTSGKADQSWSLTHPVHARQVHWSQLSPRHTGYSFNAPKQAPCSCCATQSNRFPTAHAPFSSNEEYMTHKPNLFH; this is encoded by the exons ATGGCTTCTTGCGAAGGAAACTCATCGAATGTGCCCTGTCTTGCAACTAGTCAAACAGCTTCCATTCCTCCACAGGTAGCAGTCGTTAACAGACAGCCTCTGTCTTTTTCCATCTCTCGTATCTTAGGTTTGGAAGAAAACGACTCTCAGTATGGGAACACATCCAATGAAG AACATGACATTCGCAATCAAGAAagtaacaacaacatgaaTCAGAAGACTGATTCCGATGGTTTGCCGAACATTGTCGCCGACAATCGGAGTTCCGACCGCAATGGATTGCAGAAATTCAGCAGTACCAGCAAAAGCCAGCAGAAATCGAAACGGTTGCTGAGCATTGATTCTGACAACCCGAGCTCGGACGGAGATAGTGGTCGGGAAAGTGACACTGGCCGATCAAGCACGAGTTCTCAGGGACGACCTAAAAAGCGGAGAAATCAACGAACAACATTTTCACCGATTGAATTGAAGGAGTTGGAACAAGCATTTGCAAGACGGCCATATTTGAATCCAGAGGATGAAGATGATCTTATCCTGAAACTCGGACTTACACGAAGAAACGTGAGG ttCTGGTTTCAAAATCGACGAGCAAAGTTGCGGCGACAAGAGAAAGCAAACTGCCTTGGTAATGTCGCGGAAACTGGTTTGCAAAACTCGCTTTACCTGCAGTTTTACTCAACTTCTGGAAAAGCTGATCAGTCTTGGAGTCTGACACATCCTGTGCATGCGCGGCAAGTACACTGGTCACAGCTTTCCCCGAGACACACCGGTTATTCGTTCAACGCACCTAAGCAAGCACCCTGTTCTTGCTGTGCAACTCAGTCAAACAGGTTTCCAACCGCGCATGCTCCTTTCTCGTCGAATGAAGAATACATGACGCACAAGCCAAATCtgtttcattaa